The following coding sequences are from one Microbacterium sp. SSM24 window:
- a CDS encoding phage tail protein has protein sequence MSSHFLLAARPGWRPASTLTHDVSVDGALTLDPLPGPSVFDLPLQRVIDLPDCQRGVIDTAGRRVLVVAGTGQVRLVFTPPGGPSTWSPVGLVCFPPDRLAVLDASGVVHLFDCGGEWQGTVPDLEAPVDPDADPRYPVQGALVTTALDAGLPGCCWHRIELRGSVPSSTRIEVATLTTEEDLTETEIALLDDRWVAAATFGDPGLAAWDTLVFSPPGRYLWLRLTLVGDGSSTPEVTDAAVHPFRHTSIERLPAVFSSGESDFLDRFLALTDSVRDSVTQLLDELPLQLDPRAAGASERRDFLAWLGRWVGMDDLAGLPEARRRRLIRAAAELYRRRGTPDGVARHIGMWLGRRVEVLEHYRLRRWAIANGARLGDDSVLFGPEIVRRLRLDEFSQIGEFSLVSTPSPRLDPFAVFAHAFTVCVHAASCDDTATLGDAAARIARAVSPAHTAPEVAVVRATATVGVQARLGIDALVAGPPPAGRVGQEIGMAVAADPRAGGLNSIGIDARLGSRAVVG, from the coding sequence ATGAGCTCCCACTTCCTGCTGGCGGCGCGGCCCGGATGGCGGCCCGCGTCGACGCTCACGCACGACGTCTCGGTCGACGGCGCGCTGACGCTGGACCCGCTGCCCGGGCCCTCGGTCTTCGACCTGCCGCTCCAGCGTGTCATCGACCTGCCGGACTGCCAGCGCGGGGTCATCGACACGGCCGGGCGTCGCGTGCTCGTCGTCGCAGGGACCGGGCAGGTGCGGCTCGTCTTCACGCCTCCCGGCGGACCGTCGACCTGGAGCCCCGTCGGACTGGTGTGCTTCCCACCGGATCGCCTGGCCGTCCTGGATGCGAGCGGCGTCGTGCACCTCTTCGACTGCGGCGGCGAATGGCAGGGGACTGTCCCCGACCTCGAGGCGCCCGTCGATCCGGATGCCGACCCTCGGTATCCGGTGCAGGGCGCGTTGGTGACGACCGCCCTGGACGCGGGTCTTCCGGGCTGCTGCTGGCATCGCATCGAGCTGCGCGGCAGCGTTCCGTCCTCGACCCGCATCGAGGTCGCCACCCTCACCACCGAAGAGGACCTGACCGAGACCGAGATCGCGCTCCTCGACGATCGCTGGGTGGCGGCGGCCACGTTCGGGGATCCCGGTCTCGCCGCGTGGGACACTCTCGTGTTCTCCCCGCCGGGCCGGTACCTGTGGCTGCGACTCACGCTCGTCGGCGACGGCAGCAGCACACCCGAGGTGACGGATGCCGCGGTGCATCCCTTCCGGCACACGTCGATCGAACGTCTGCCCGCGGTCTTCTCGTCGGGCGAGTCGGATTTCCTGGACCGGTTCCTCGCCCTGACCGACTCCGTCCGGGATTCCGTGACGCAACTGCTCGACGAGCTCCCTCTCCAGCTCGATCCCCGCGCGGCCGGCGCCTCGGAGCGTCGTGACTTCCTGGCATGGCTCGGCCGCTGGGTCGGGATGGACGACCTGGCGGGGCTGCCTGAGGCGCGGCGGCGCAGGCTCATCCGGGCGGCCGCCGAGCTCTATCGACGTCGCGGCACTCCCGATGGCGTCGCGCGCCACATCGGCATGTGGCTCGGCCGCAGGGTCGAGGTGCTCGAGCACTACCGGCTGCGCCGGTGGGCGATCGCGAACGGTGCCCGGCTCGGCGATGACAGCGTGCTGTTCGGTCCCGAGATCGTTCGGCGCCTTCGCCTCGACGAGTTCTCGCAGATCGGCGAGTTCTCGCTCGTGAGCACGCCGTCCCCTCGGCTCGACCCGTTCGCGGTGTTCGCGCACGCCTTCACGGTCTGCGTCCACGCCGCCTCCTGCGACGACACCGCGACGCTCGGCGACGCCGCGGCACGGATCGCGCGCGCGGTGTCGCCCGCGCACACGGCGCCCGAGGTGGCGGTCGTCCGCGCCACGGCGACGGTGGGAGTGCAGGCGCGCCTGGGAATCGACGCGCTCGTCGCCGGCCCGCCCCCCGCCGGACGCGTGGGGCAGGAAATCGGCATGGCTGTCGCCGCCGACCCCAGGGCGGGCGGCCTCAACAGCATCGGAATCGACGCCCGGCTCGGCAGCCGCGCCGTCGTCGGGTGA
- a CDS encoding SDR family oxidoreductase encodes MLPDSPPPSDLPPSGIDPDDLSTTLRVLGGMAGVDESHPDYIAVRRATAAMFKAVKKVRRREIREAIASADRAVVAATATGAPDRIDDETRGIAISSSTTAPTAGTLLKPRACYICKQQYTVVDAFYHQLCPTCAAMSHLKRNARADLTGKRALLTGGRAKIGMYIALRLLRDGAHTTITTRFPRDAVRRFSSLPDAPEWIDRLKVVGIDLRDPAQVLGLAEDVAAAGPLDILINNATQTVRRSPGAYQPLVDAELAPLPDGPLPELVTFGHTNDRHPQALERSVTAHPILAAAAARADELTEQALTAGSSSLERLAAGTAIDAGGLIPDLDHTNSWVQSVDEVDPLEMLEVQLANTTAPFLLVSKLRPSLAASTARRTYVVNVSAMEGVFNRGYKGPGHPHTNMAKAAVNMLTRTSARELFESDRILMTSVDTGWITDERPHPTKVRLAEEGFHAPLDLVDGAARVYDPIVRGEAGEDLFGVFLKDYSPGAW; translated from the coding sequence GTGCTTCCCGATTCTCCCCCACCGTCCGACCTGCCGCCGAGCGGCATCGACCCGGACGATCTCTCGACGACACTGAGGGTGCTCGGCGGTATGGCGGGTGTCGACGAGTCGCACCCCGACTACATCGCCGTCCGCCGCGCGACCGCCGCGATGTTCAAGGCGGTCAAGAAGGTGCGCCGCCGCGAGATCCGCGAGGCGATCGCCTCGGCGGATCGCGCCGTCGTCGCCGCCACCGCCACCGGTGCCCCCGACCGCATCGACGACGAGACCCGCGGCATCGCGATCAGTTCGTCCACGACGGCGCCCACCGCCGGCACTCTCCTCAAGCCCCGCGCCTGCTACATCTGCAAGCAGCAGTACACGGTCGTCGACGCGTTCTACCACCAGCTCTGCCCGACCTGCGCGGCGATGAGTCACCTCAAGCGCAACGCGCGTGCCGACCTCACCGGCAAGCGCGCACTGCTCACCGGCGGTCGCGCCAAGATCGGCATGTACATCGCGCTGCGCCTGCTGCGTGACGGTGCGCACACCACCATCACGACTCGTTTCCCCCGTGACGCCGTGCGCCGCTTCAGCAGCCTGCCCGACGCGCCGGAGTGGATCGACCGCCTGAAGGTCGTCGGCATCGACCTGCGCGATCCCGCCCAGGTGCTCGGGCTGGCGGAGGATGTCGCGGCCGCCGGACCGCTCGACATCCTGATCAACAACGCGACGCAGACCGTGCGACGGTCGCCCGGGGCATACCAGCCGCTCGTCGACGCCGAGCTCGCACCGCTGCCCGACGGACCGCTGCCCGAACTCGTGACGTTCGGCCACACCAACGACCGGCACCCGCAGGCGCTCGAGCGCTCGGTGACCGCCCATCCGATCCTCGCTGCGGCGGCCGCACGCGCCGACGAGCTGACGGAACAGGCGCTGACCGCCGGTTCCAGCTCCCTGGAGCGCCTCGCCGCCGGCACCGCGATCGACGCCGGCGGCCTGATCCCGGACCTCGACCACACCAACTCGTGGGTGCAGAGCGTCGATGAGGTCGACCCGCTCGAGATGCTCGAGGTACAGCTGGCGAACACGACCGCACCGTTCCTCCTCGTCTCGAAACTGCGGCCGTCTCTCGCCGCGAGTACCGCGCGCCGCACCTACGTGGTGAACGTGAGCGCCATGGAAGGCGTGTTCAATCGCGGCTACAAGGGGCCGGGGCACCCTCACACGAACATGGCGAAGGCCGCCGTCAACATGCTCACACGCACGAGCGCACGCGAGCTGTTCGAGAGCGATCGGATCCTGATGACCAGCGTCGACACAGGCTGGATCACCGATGAGCGCCCGCACCCGACGAAGGTGCGACTCGCCGAGGAGGGCTTCCACGCGCCGCTGGACCTGGTCGACGGCGCCGCCCGCGTGTACGACCCGATCGTGCGTGGAGAAGCCGGCGAGGACCTGTTCGGCGTCTTCCTCAAGGACTACTCCCCCGGTGCATGGTGA
- a CDS encoding GPW/gp25 family protein: MADNRSFLGTGIGFPIDVGPDGSVRTAAGEQSITQAIWLILSTSPGERVMNSEFGCGMQDLVFAPNTAATHAQIAHHVQESLLRFEPRIDVLDVRVEASGDLANLLLIAIDYRVRENNALNNLVYPFYITEGISQ, translated from the coding sequence ATGGCCGACAACCGCTCCTTCCTCGGCACCGGCATCGGGTTCCCCATCGATGTCGGGCCCGACGGAAGCGTGCGGACCGCCGCCGGCGAGCAGTCGATCACGCAGGCGATCTGGCTCATCCTGTCGACCTCTCCGGGGGAGCGGGTCATGAACTCGGAGTTCGGCTGCGGCATGCAGGACCTCGTGTTCGCGCCCAACACGGCGGCGACGCACGCGCAGATCGCGCACCACGTGCAGGAGTCGCTCCTGCGCTTCGAGCCGAGGATCGACGTCCTCGACGTGCGGGTCGAGGCGTCCGGAGACCTCGCGAACCTCCTGCTCATCGCCATCGACTACCGCGTGCGCGAGAACAACGCCCTCAACAACCTGGTCTATCCCTTCTACATCACCGAGGGGATCTCGCAATGA
- a CDS encoding ATP-binding protein encodes MNAITVWAAELLAAAWQRQEHEGRYRGSDDFRALHIDPADAAASWRAAMADDAPWPPHLGDSFARLEVPDGLGLAPAERLVAALACAVESEPRLRPLVASLTDDPLLRQPTVALALELAGAVGAGAHDVHAALAAGSRLLVLGLVRVEPIAGRPSPLDGQIVADEWLVRALDGLSPDAPSGTYRVVRAPATPDDATPHLDRPVLLTGADHVRHAESWRRPCIVGPARNERDLAMLLRAGRLRHDAVVVAVDAAPEPWLVAGLDAAAALGWAVGLSLPAGITWVAPARWRHLEVRAPGVDDRAARWRISLGDRGVVVEDRDVAVVAHEYRLGLDAIDEAAERVAVQIGEGAAGLGALRVAARRTSWRDLSSCARPGPVGNTWDDLVVTDDVRGQLVDAAAAIGQRGRVLDEWGFGSRPGSRGYHILFAGPSGTGKTMSAGVVAEAAGLELWVVDLARVVDKYLGETEKAIDRVLRAAESSGAMLLFDEADALFGRRGDVREAKDRWANVEVAFLLQRIEEHDGVTVLTTNVSHHLDEAFARRMSQRVEFTVPDARLRLTLWHRSIPGAAPLADDSDLDRVAEHFELAGGAIRTAALNAAYAAAADEGPIRLPHLVRASVRELSKAGRTPTRSDLGDLGVHLQEAR; translated from the coding sequence GTGAACGCGATCACGGTGTGGGCCGCCGAACTGCTCGCGGCGGCATGGCAGCGCCAGGAGCACGAGGGGCGCTATCGCGGGTCGGACGACTTCCGCGCTCTGCACATCGACCCGGCCGACGCGGCCGCGAGCTGGCGCGCGGCGATGGCGGACGACGCACCCTGGCCCCCTCACCTCGGGGACTCCTTCGCACGGCTGGAGGTGCCGGACGGACTCGGACTCGCTCCCGCGGAGCGCCTCGTCGCCGCTCTGGCGTGCGCCGTCGAGAGCGAGCCGCGCCTGCGTCCCCTCGTCGCCAGTCTCACGGACGACCCCCTCCTGCGACAGCCCACGGTCGCGCTCGCACTGGAGCTGGCGGGCGCCGTCGGCGCGGGCGCGCACGACGTCCACGCCGCCCTGGCCGCAGGAAGCAGGCTTCTGGTGCTCGGTCTCGTGCGCGTCGAACCCATCGCCGGGCGCCCATCGCCCCTCGACGGACAGATCGTCGCCGACGAGTGGCTCGTCCGGGCGCTGGACGGGCTCTCGCCGGATGCACCGTCCGGCACCTATCGCGTCGTCCGCGCGCCGGCGACTCCCGATGATGCGACTCCGCACCTCGATCGTCCCGTGCTCCTCACCGGCGCGGACCACGTGCGTCACGCCGAGTCGTGGCGACGCCCCTGCATCGTCGGGCCGGCACGGAACGAGCGGGACCTCGCAATGCTCCTGCGGGCCGGACGACTCCGGCACGACGCGGTCGTCGTCGCGGTGGATGCCGCGCCCGAACCATGGCTGGTGGCGGGACTGGATGCCGCGGCCGCGCTCGGGTGGGCGGTGGGGCTCTCCCTTCCGGCCGGCATCACGTGGGTCGCGCCCGCGCGCTGGCGGCACCTCGAGGTCCGGGCGCCCGGCGTCGACGACCGCGCCGCGCGCTGGCGCATCAGTCTCGGCGACCGGGGTGTCGTGGTCGAGGATCGCGACGTCGCCGTCGTCGCGCATGAGTACCGGCTCGGGCTCGATGCGATCGACGAGGCCGCCGAACGCGTCGCGGTCCAGATCGGGGAGGGCGCCGCGGGTCTCGGCGCGCTCCGCGTGGCCGCCCGGCGCACGTCATGGCGGGACCTGTCGAGCTGCGCGCGCCCGGGGCCGGTCGGGAACACGTGGGACGACCTCGTCGTCACCGACGATGTCCGCGGACAGCTCGTCGACGCGGCGGCCGCGATCGGTCAGCGGGGCCGGGTGCTCGACGAGTGGGGCTTCGGGTCGCGACCCGGCTCTCGCGGCTACCACATCCTGTTCGCGGGGCCGTCCGGAACCGGCAAGACGATGTCCGCAGGCGTCGTCGCCGAGGCGGCCGGACTGGAGTTGTGGGTCGTCGATCTCGCGCGGGTCGTCGACAAGTACCTCGGCGAGACCGAGAAGGCGATCGACAGAGTGCTGCGGGCCGCGGAGTCCTCGGGCGCGATGCTGCTGTTCGACGAGGCGGACGCGCTGTTCGGGCGTCGCGGGGACGTGCGGGAGGCGAAGGACCGCTGGGCCAACGTCGAGGTCGCGTTCCTCCTTCAGCGCATCGAGGAGCACGACGGCGTCACGGTGCTGACGACCAACGTCAGCCACCATCTCGACGAGGCGTTCGCGCGCCGCATGAGCCAGCGCGTCGAGTTCACCGTGCCGGACGCGCGGCTGCGGCTCACGCTCTGGCACCGTTCGATCCCCGGTGCGGCGCCGCTCGCCGACGACTCCGACCTCGACCGCGTCGCGGAGCACTTCGAGCTCGCCGGCGGGGCGATCCGCACGGCGGCGCTCAACGCGGCCTACGCGGCTGCGGCCGACGAGGGTCCGATCCGGCTGCCGCACCTCGTGCGCGCGAGCGTCCGCGAGCTCAGCAAGGCGGGGAGGACGCCGACGCGCTCCGATCTCGGCGACCTCGGCGTTCATCTGCAGGAGGCCCGATGA
- a CDS encoding NUDIX hydrolase — MSTSNPASSPGRSIHVSAAVIVNDRGELLLVRKSGTTAFMQPGGKPEPGETPASTLSRELFEELGLSVDPDDLSSLGLFTAAAANEPGFLVVADVFAADIGDQIPVIDAEIEELRWVSRADAEHLEIAPLARENFLPR, encoded by the coding sequence GTGAGCACCTCGAACCCGGCCTCGTCGCCGGGGCGCAGCATCCATGTCTCCGCCGCGGTCATCGTGAACGACCGCGGCGAACTGCTGCTCGTGCGCAAGTCGGGCACGACGGCGTTCATGCAGCCGGGCGGCAAGCCCGAACCGGGCGAGACGCCGGCCTCGACGCTGAGCCGTGAGCTGTTCGAGGAGCTCGGCCTGTCCGTCGACCCCGACGACCTGTCCTCTCTCGGACTGTTCACGGCCGCAGCGGCGAACGAGCCCGGGTTCCTCGTCGTGGCCGACGTGTTCGCCGCCGACATCGGCGATCAGATCCCCGTGATCGATGCGGAGATCGAGGAGCTGCGGTGGGTCTCGCGTGCCGATGCCGAGCATCTGGAGATCGCGCCGCTCGCGCGGGAGAACTTCCTGCCCCGCTGA
- a CDS encoding DeoR/GlpR family DNA-binding transcription regulator: MYATERQEAIERRLAADGRVSVVELAGRFDVTTETVRRDLAQLEAVGALRRVHGGAVATDRASTSEPPLTERLQRHSAAKSAIGDRALDAIGLGFRGSVFLDAGTTTAAVAEHLVPRLGTGAIEVVTHALTLAHVLATIPNAALTLIGGRVRGLTAAAVGADTVRAIEGMRPDVAFLGTNGVSAGFGLSTPDPEEAAVKRAIVRSARRVVVVADAEKHDRELLVAFATLSEIDVLVTDAAPRPQLAAALADAGVEVWIA; this comes from the coding sequence ATGTACGCAACGGAGCGCCAGGAGGCGATCGAGCGCCGGCTCGCGGCCGACGGCCGGGTCAGCGTCGTCGAGCTCGCCGGGCGCTTCGATGTCACGACCGAGACCGTGCGTCGCGACCTCGCGCAGCTCGAGGCCGTCGGCGCCCTTCGCCGTGTCCACGGCGGGGCCGTCGCGACCGATCGTGCGAGCACGTCGGAGCCGCCCCTCACCGAGCGCCTCCAGCGCCACAGCGCCGCGAAGTCGGCGATCGGCGACCGCGCGCTCGATGCGATCGGCCTCGGCTTCCGCGGCTCCGTCTTCCTCGACGCCGGCACGACCACAGCCGCTGTGGCGGAGCATCTCGTCCCTCGCCTCGGCACCGGTGCGATCGAGGTCGTGACGCACGCACTCACGCTCGCCCACGTCCTCGCAACGATCCCGAACGCCGCTCTCACCCTCATCGGAGGCCGCGTGCGCGGTCTCACGGCCGCCGCCGTCGGGGCCGACACCGTCCGTGCGATCGAGGGCATGCGGCCGGATGTCGCGTTCCTCGGGACCAACGGGGTCTCGGCGGGCTTCGGACTGAGCACGCCCGACCCGGAGGAGGCGGCCGTCAAGCGCGCGATCGTGCGGTCCGCGCGACGCGTGGTGGTGGTCGCCGACGCCGAGAAGCACGACCGTGAGCTTCTGGTCGCATTCGCCACGCTGTCCGAGATCGACGTGCTCGTCACGGATGCCGCGCCCCGACCGCAGCTCGCGGCGGCGCTGGCCGACGCCGGCGTGGAGGTGTGGATCGCATGA
- a CDS encoding 1-phosphofructokinase family hexose kinase — MIVTLTAHPSLDRTITLAGPLRPGDVQAAASAREDAGGKGINVSRVIAAAGVDTAAVLPLAPGDPFDIALVATGISTRRVPVHGNVRANITITDPAGVTTKLNLPGAALTGTDAAAVVDAVVDASRGAQWLVLAGSLPPGADDDFYVDVIEAVRSVYGAGAPRIAVDTSGAALASIVARGRPDLIKPNDEELAELAGVTLPDGDLAGAVTSVARSLVPSRVAAALVTLGAHGAVLVSADGAWAAVPPAIRVVSTVGAGDSSLAGYLLADAAGLGPEERLRSAVRYGAAAASLPGTQAPAPADLPSGDVPVTRLAPTPA, encoded by the coding sequence ATGATCGTCACCCTCACCGCCCACCCTTCGCTCGACCGCACCATCACGCTGGCGGGTCCGCTTCGTCCCGGCGACGTGCAGGCCGCCGCGAGTGCGCGCGAGGATGCCGGGGGCAAGGGCATCAACGTCTCGCGAGTGATCGCCGCCGCGGGCGTCGACACCGCCGCGGTCCTTCCCCTCGCCCCGGGCGACCCCTTCGACATCGCTCTCGTCGCGACGGGGATCAGCACGCGCCGCGTCCCGGTGCACGGGAATGTCCGCGCCAACATCACGATCACGGACCCCGCCGGCGTCACCACGAAGCTCAACCTCCCCGGTGCCGCGCTGACCGGGACGGATGCCGCGGCCGTCGTCGACGCGGTCGTCGACGCCTCGCGCGGGGCGCAGTGGCTCGTCCTGGCCGGCTCCCTTCCGCCGGGGGCGGACGACGACTTCTACGTCGATGTGATCGAGGCGGTCCGCTCGGTGTACGGAGCGGGCGCCCCGCGCATCGCCGTCGACACCTCCGGCGCGGCGCTCGCCTCGATCGTCGCCCGTGGCCGGCCCGATCTCATCAAGCCGAACGACGAGGAGCTCGCCGAGCTCGCCGGGGTGACGCTGCCCGACGGCGACCTGGCGGGCGCGGTCACCTCCGTCGCGCGCAGTCTCGTCCCCTCACGGGTCGCGGCCGCGCTCGTGACCCTCGGCGCGCACGGCGCGGTGCTCGTCTCGGCCGACGGCGCGTGGGCCGCCGTGCCGCCGGCGATCCGCGTCGTGAGCACCGTCGGCGCGGGAGACAGCTCGCTCGCCGGCTACCTCCTCGCCGACGCCGCCGGGCTCGGACCCGAGGAGCGACTGCGCAGCGCCGTCCGCTACGGGGCGGCCGCGGCATCCCTTCCCGGCACCCAGGCGCCTGCGCCCGCCGACCTTCCCTCGGGCGATGTGCCCGTCACCCGCCTCGCACCCACCCCCGCCTGA
- a CDS encoding aminoglycoside phosphotransferase family protein — protein sequence MADKPVAEVVIDEWLVRRLLASRATEIPDAAALPLVRTASGWDSEIWRLGEDLAVRLPRRALAAPLILNEHRSLAVVGPAIEAAGVRVPAPVVRGAPGELFPWAWSVVPWIHGARGIDVPRAQRAGWAETLARALAALHVEAPADHPVNPVRGRPLATRAAVFAERVDALAAAGSLTTREARALAEAWTAGIAAPAWHGPAVWIHGDLHTGNLVADGPRLTGIIDFGDVTAGDPAYDLAVAWLAFDPSGRGRFIAATGARYDRSTWTRARAWAAAVAVLLLAHSDDEPDYEALGRSALDEIDSGI from the coding sequence GTGGCCGACAAACCCGTTGCCGAGGTGGTGATCGACGAATGGCTCGTGCGCCGCCTCCTCGCGAGCCGGGCCACGGAGATCCCCGATGCCGCAGCACTGCCCCTCGTCCGGACGGCGTCCGGGTGGGACAGCGAGATCTGGCGTCTGGGCGAAGACCTCGCCGTGCGACTCCCCCGCCGCGCCCTGGCCGCCCCGCTCATCCTCAACGAGCACCGCAGCCTGGCTGTCGTGGGCCCGGCCATCGAGGCGGCGGGCGTGCGCGTGCCGGCGCCGGTCGTGCGCGGTGCGCCGGGCGAACTGTTCCCGTGGGCGTGGTCCGTCGTGCCGTGGATCCACGGCGCCCGCGGAATCGACGTCCCACGTGCCCAGCGCGCGGGATGGGCCGAGACGCTCGCCCGTGCTCTCGCCGCGCTGCACGTCGAGGCGCCGGCTGACCACCCGGTGAATCCCGTGCGCGGCCGGCCGCTCGCCACGCGAGCCGCCGTCTTCGCGGAACGGGTCGACGCTCTCGCCGCCGCGGGTTCCCTCACCACCCGCGAGGCCCGCGCCCTCGCGGAGGCGTGGACCGCGGGGATCGCCGCTCCCGCCTGGCACGGTCCGGCCGTCTGGATCCACGGCGACCTTCACACCGGCAACCTCGTCGCCGACGGCCCGAGACTGACCGGCATCATCGACTTCGGCGATGTCACCGCAGGCGATCCCGCCTACGACCTCGCGGTCGCCTGGCTCGCCTTCGATCCCTCAGGGCGCGGACGGTTCATCGCGGCCACCGGCGCCCGGTACGACCGGTCCACCTGGACGCGAGCGCGCGCGTGGGCGGCCGCGGTCGCCGTCCTGCTGCTCGCGCACAGCGACGACGAACCGGATTACGAGGCGCTGGGCCGATCCGCGCTCGACGAGATCGACTCGGGCATCTGA
- a CDS encoding putative baseplate assembly protein: MTLVPPNLDDRRYDDLVAQARSLIPRYLPEWTNHNDADPGITLLQLFGWYTDLLLYRVNQTPELNFIKFLQLLGITTAPATPAAVDLTFTTAKPTVDVVVPTGTQASGQGADGKPVVFELPEGFTAIASPLAAVQTFDGSAYRDVTTANTTPGQLFAPLGPYPKPDAAVLLGFGGTALFTANPISLMVYLAPQRGRPVAQAGAQATPPPGRFAYEYFDGVGWQPLGVERDETAGFTASGRVVLFGPGTKAAKKPIGQVAASLYWIRIRMLSGAYERGPSIERVAVNTVPARAAVTVRDAVLGGSDGLAGQGPFTLPQTPVVPLPRPVTVPQEDAPTATVTSLRLEIDEGSGFRVWQETDDLGVWGPDDLVYTLDPASGQIRFGDGRHGAIPTANPALPMSNIVARRWLAGGGARGNLGAGTITTLVTAVPGLGKVTNVLAAVGGADGESVDAAKLRAPAELKAKERAVTAEDFALLTRQAPANVARAHALALAHPSYPGVPVPGAVTVLVVPDGPGPAPTPTPATLAAVCAWLDRHRLITTEVYATAPRYRSVRVVADILVAPEADLATVRRDVSSAVTTWLHPLTGGPDGQGWPFGGTVYSSDLFRIVLSVAGVQRIRENQLTVDLDDERQPFCRDVELERGELVLAEDPELTVSYS, from the coding sequence ATGACCCTCGTGCCGCCGAACCTCGACGACCGCCGTTACGACGACCTGGTCGCCCAGGCCCGCTCGCTCATCCCTCGCTACCTCCCCGAGTGGACCAACCACAACGACGCCGATCCCGGCATCACCCTGCTCCAGCTGTTCGGGTGGTACACGGATCTGCTGCTCTACCGCGTGAATCAGACGCCCGAGCTCAACTTCATCAAGTTCCTCCAGCTCCTCGGCATCACTACGGCCCCGGCGACGCCCGCGGCCGTCGATCTCACCTTCACGACCGCCAAGCCCACCGTCGACGTGGTGGTCCCCACCGGCACACAGGCCTCGGGGCAGGGCGCCGACGGCAAACCCGTCGTCTTCGAGCTGCCGGAAGGCTTCACCGCCATCGCCTCGCCGCTGGCAGCCGTCCAGACGTTCGACGGCTCGGCGTATCGAGACGTTACGACCGCGAACACGACGCCGGGGCAGCTGTTCGCGCCGCTCGGGCCGTACCCCAAGCCCGACGCCGCCGTGCTGCTCGGCTTCGGCGGGACGGCACTGTTCACGGCCAACCCGATCTCGCTCATGGTCTACCTCGCGCCGCAGCGCGGCCGGCCGGTCGCGCAGGCGGGCGCGCAGGCGACGCCCCCGCCAGGGCGCTTCGCGTACGAGTACTTCGACGGCGTGGGCTGGCAGCCGCTCGGCGTCGAGCGGGACGAGACCGCGGGCTTCACGGCGTCCGGACGAGTCGTGCTGTTCGGGCCGGGCACGAAGGCCGCGAAGAAGCCGATCGGGCAGGTGGCGGCATCCCTGTACTGGATCCGCATCCGCATGCTCTCGGGCGCGTACGAGCGAGGTCCGTCGATCGAGCGCGTCGCCGTGAACACCGTGCCCGCGCGGGCCGCCGTCACTGTGCGGGACGCCGTGCTGGGCGGATCCGACGGGCTTGCCGGGCAGGGGCCGTTCACCCTCCCGCAGACACCCGTCGTTCCGCTCCCGCGTCCGGTGACGGTCCCGCAAGAGGACGCACCCACCGCCACGGTGACGAGTCTGCGCCTCGAGATCGACGAGGGCAGCGGCTTCCGCGTGTGGCAGGAGACGGACGACCTGGGCGTGTGGGGGCCCGACGACCTCGTGTACACGCTCGACCCCGCGAGCGGCCAGATCCGGTTCGGCGACGGACGGCACGGCGCGATCCCCACCGCCAATCCGGCACTGCCGATGTCGAACATCGTCGCCAGGCGCTGGCTCGCGGGAGGCGGGGCGCGCGGAAACCTCGGCGCGGGCACGATCACGACGCTCGTCACCGCGGTGCCGGGTCTCGGGAAGGTGACCAACGTCCTCGCCGCGGTCGGGGGAGCGGACGGCGAGTCGGTGGACGCGGCCAAGCTCCGCGCGCCGGCGGAGCTGAAGGCGAAGGAGCGCGCCGTCACCGCCGAGGACTTCGCGCTGCTGACGCGGCAGGCGCCGGCGAACGTCGCCCGCGCGCACGCGCTGGCGCTCGCGCATCCGTCGTACCCCGGCGTGCCGGTCCCGGGCGCGGTGACGGTCCTCGTCGTCCCCGACGGGCCAGGGCCGGCGCCGACGCCGACGCCGGCGACGCTCGCGGCCGTGTGCGCGTGGCTGGACCGCCACCGCCTCATCACCACCGAGGTCTATGCGACCGCGCCGCGGTACCGCTCGGTGCGGGTCGTCGCCGACATCCTCGTCGCACCGGAGGCCGACCTGGCGACGGTGCGGAGGGACGTCTCGTCCGCGGTGACGACCTGGCTGCATCCGCTCACGGGAGGCCCGGACGGGCAGGGGTGGCCGTTCGGCGGCACCGTGTACTCGTCCGACCTCTTCCGCATCGTGCTCTCGGTGGCGGGGGTCCAGCGCATCCGGGAGAACCAGCTGACGGTCGATCTCGACGACGAGCGGCAGCCGTTCTGCCGCGACGTCGAGCTCGAGCGCGGAGAGCTCGTCCTCGCCGAGGATCCCGAACTGACGGTGAGCTACTCATGA